The Mycolicibacterium smegmatis genome has a window encoding:
- a CDS encoding TIGR03089 family protein → MSTVSAAVLDPLLAADPAGPRITYYDDATGERIELSTVTLANWAAKTANLLRDELGAGPQTRVAVLLPAHWQTAAVLFGIWWIGAEIVLEGPADIALCTRARLDEADDAVSGGEVAVLSLDPFGKPAADLPVGVTDYATAVRVHGDQIVPERRPGPALAGQSVGEVLDAARSAAAASGFTADDRVLSTASWATPDELIANLLAVFAAGASLVQVANPDPGAQERRRQTEKVTRG, encoded by the coding sequence ATGAGCACAGTCAGCGCTGCCGTGCTGGACCCGCTGTTGGCGGCCGATCCGGCCGGCCCGCGGATCACCTACTACGACGACGCCACCGGTGAACGCATCGAGCTGTCGACGGTGACCCTGGCCAACTGGGCCGCCAAGACCGCCAACCTGTTACGCGACGAGCTGGGCGCAGGTCCGCAGACCCGCGTCGCGGTGCTGCTGCCCGCGCACTGGCAGACCGCGGCGGTGTTGTTCGGGATCTGGTGGATCGGCGCGGAAATCGTGTTGGAGGGTCCTGCCGACATCGCCCTGTGCACCCGTGCCCGGCTCGACGAGGCCGACGACGCGGTCTCCGGAGGCGAGGTCGCGGTGCTGTCCCTCGACCCGTTCGGTAAGCCGGCCGCCGATCTGCCGGTGGGCGTCACCGACTATGCGACGGCGGTGCGTGTGCACGGCGATCAGATCGTGCCGGAGCGCCGTCCCGGCCCGGCACTGGCCGGACAGTCGGTCGGCGAGGTGCTCGACGCCGCGCGCAGTGCCGCAGCGGCAAGCGGGTTCACCGCGGACGACCGCGTGCTCTCGACCGCGTCATGGGCCACCCCCGACGAACTGATCGCCAACCTGCTCGCGGTGTTCGCCGCCGGCGCGTCGCTGGTGCAGGTGGCCAATCCCGATCCGGGCGCCCAGGAACGCCGCCGCCAGACCGAGAAGGTCACGCGCGGTTAG
- a CDS encoding NUDIX hydrolase, translating to MSLHDSATRLLTHWDAPDPAQDSLRHAVLSFLAARPDACLRACVPGHITASALVIDHTGTHTLLTLHPRFGRWLQLGGHCEDTDPDIHAAALREATEESGIDGLTIDPDLAALHVHPVTCSLGVPTRHLDMQFLVRAPEGAEIVCSDESLDLRWWPLDALPDGTDFGLDQLAAAARRQTSVE from the coding sequence GTGAGCCTTCATGATTCGGCCACCCGGCTACTGACCCACTGGGACGCACCGGATCCCGCGCAGGATTCGCTGCGCCATGCGGTGCTGTCGTTTCTGGCGGCCCGCCCCGACGCGTGCCTGCGCGCATGCGTCCCAGGCCACATCACGGCATCGGCACTCGTGATCGACCACACGGGCACGCACACGCTGCTGACGCTGCATCCGCGTTTCGGGCGCTGGCTGCAACTCGGCGGGCACTGCGAGGACACCGATCCCGACATCCACGCCGCGGCCTTGCGCGAGGCCACCGAGGAATCGGGTATCGATGGTCTGACGATCGATCCGGATCTGGCTGCGCTGCACGTGCATCCGGTCACCTGCTCGCTCGGGGTCCCGACGCGTCACCTCGACATGCAGTTCCTGGTGCGCGCCCCCGAGGGAGCCGAAATCGTCTGCAGCGACGAATCATTGGACCTACGGTGGTGGCCGCTGGACGCACTGCCCGATGGCACGGATTTCGGCCTCGACCAGCTCGCCGCCGCGGCGCGGCGTCAGACGTCGGTCGAGTAG
- a CDS encoding glycosyltransferase family 2 protein: MDDARPLVVVTVTYSPGPHLDRFLSSLSLATDRPVTVIMADNGSTDGTPEEAEQRYPNVRLLRTGANLGYGSAVNRAVAQLTAGEGTDFLVVANPDVQWGPKAIDLLLEASDRWPHAGAFGPLIRDPDGAIYPSARHQPSLLRGGLHAVVGPFWKNNPWTAAYRQDRQEPSERPVGWLSGSCLLLRRNAFDAIGGFDERYFMYMEDVDLGDRLDRAGWQNIYVPSAEVLHYKGHSTGRDPARNLAAHHRSTYTFLADRYPATWQAPLRWAIRGALAVRAGLVVGNSRRKRANKGAW, from the coding sequence ATGGACGATGCCCGCCCCCTGGTGGTCGTGACGGTGACATATTCGCCGGGCCCCCACCTGGACCGGTTCCTGTCGTCCCTGTCGCTGGCGACCGATCGCCCGGTGACGGTGATCATGGCCGACAACGGGTCGACCGACGGCACACCGGAGGAGGCCGAGCAGCGGTACCCCAACGTGCGCCTGCTGCGTACGGGCGCCAACCTCGGCTACGGCAGTGCGGTCAACCGTGCCGTGGCGCAGTTGACCGCCGGCGAGGGCACGGACTTCCTCGTGGTGGCCAACCCGGACGTGCAGTGGGGCCCGAAGGCGATCGACCTTCTTCTCGAGGCGTCCGACCGCTGGCCGCATGCCGGCGCGTTCGGGCCGCTCATCCGTGACCCCGACGGCGCGATCTACCCGTCGGCGCGGCATCAGCCGAGCCTGCTCCGCGGTGGTCTGCACGCGGTCGTCGGTCCGTTCTGGAAGAACAATCCGTGGACGGCGGCCTACCGCCAGGACCGCCAGGAGCCCTCCGAGCGGCCCGTGGGCTGGCTGTCGGGATCGTGTCTGTTGCTGCGCCGCAATGCATTCGATGCGATCGGCGGTTTCGACGAGCGGTACTTCATGTACATGGAGGACGTCGACCTCGGTGACCGTCTCGATCGCGCGGGGTGGCAGAACATCTACGTGCCCTCGGCGGAAGTGCTGCACTACAAGGGGCATTCGACCGGACGGGATCCCGCGCGCAATTTGGCCGCCCATCACCGCAGTACCTACACTTTCCTGGCCGATCGCTACCCCGCGACCTGGCAGGCCCCGTTACGGTGGGCCATCCGGGGTGCGTTGGCGGTGCGGGCCGGGCTTGTGGTTGGAAACTCTCGGCGCAAGCGGGCGAACAAAGGGGCGTGGTGA
- a CDS encoding sugar phosphate nucleotidyltransferase, with protein MTEPAEVDAVILVGGQGTRLRPLTLSAPKPMLPTAGLPFLTHLLSRIAAAGIKHVVMGTSYKAEVFEAEFGDGSKLGIEIDYVTETEALGTGGAIANVADKLRHDTVMVFNGDVLSCADLGAILATHDANDADVTLHLVRVGDPRAFGCVPTDADGRVTAFLEKTQDPPTDQINAGCYVFKREVIDRLPRGRVLSVEREVFPALLADGLRIYGHVDASYWRDMGTPEDFVRGSADLVRGIAGSPALNGQRGESLVHDGAGVAPGALLIGGTVVGRGAEIGAGARLDGAVIFDGVRVEAGAVIERSIIGFGARIGPRALIRDGVIGDGADIGARCELLRGARVWPGVTIPDGGIRYSTDV; from the coding sequence ATGACCGAACCTGCAGAAGTCGATGCCGTCATCCTGGTCGGCGGGCAGGGCACACGCCTTCGCCCTCTCACGCTTTCGGCGCCCAAGCCGATGCTGCCCACCGCCGGGCTGCCGTTCCTGACGCATCTGCTGTCGCGCATCGCGGCGGCAGGCATCAAGCACGTCGTGATGGGCACGTCCTACAAGGCCGAGGTGTTCGAGGCCGAGTTCGGTGACGGCTCCAAGCTGGGGATCGAGATCGACTACGTCACCGAGACCGAGGCGCTGGGCACCGGCGGTGCCATCGCGAACGTCGCCGACAAACTGCGTCACGACACCGTGATGGTGTTCAACGGCGACGTGCTCTCGTGCGCCGATCTCGGTGCGATCCTCGCGACACACGACGCCAACGACGCCGACGTGACACTGCACCTGGTGCGCGTCGGTGATCCCCGCGCGTTCGGTTGTGTGCCGACCGACGCCGATGGCCGGGTCACCGCATTCCTGGAGAAGACGCAGGATCCACCGACCGATCAGATCAACGCGGGCTGCTACGTGTTCAAGCGCGAGGTCATCGACCGGTTGCCCAGGGGCCGTGTGCTGTCGGTGGAGCGCGAGGTGTTCCCCGCGCTGCTCGCCGACGGCCTGCGCATCTACGGCCACGTCGACGCCTCGTACTGGCGCGACATGGGGACCCCGGAGGACTTCGTCCGCGGATCGGCCGACCTGGTGCGCGGCATCGCCGGCTCACCCGCGCTCAATGGGCAGCGGGGCGAATCGCTCGTACACGACGGTGCCGGCGTCGCCCCGGGTGCGCTGCTGATCGGCGGCACCGTGGTGGGACGCGGAGCCGAGATCGGCGCGGGCGCACGGTTGGACGGCGCGGTGATCTTCGACGGTGTGCGCGTCGAGGCCGGCGCGGTGATCGAACGCTCGATCATCGGGTTCGGCGCCCGCATCGGCCCGCGTGCGCTCATCCGCGACGGGGTGATCGGCGACGGCGCAGACATCGGCGCGCGCTGCGAACTGCTGCGCGGTGCGCGCGTGTGGCCGGGCGTGACGATTCCCGACGGCGGAATCCGCTACTCGACCGACGTCTGA
- a CDS encoding LCP family protein, translated as MPIPLIRSIAVAAASAVVLGTGVAWTQVRSFESGINHISSSALGEGGEDGAIDILLVGIDSRTDAHGNPLSPEELATLRAGDDVSTNTDTIILVRIPNNGTSATAISIPRDSYVEAPGWGKMKINGVFGDVKLDRMKQLVEVEGEDPAVAEPEATEAGREKLIETVADLTGVTVDHYAEIGLLGFALITDALGGVNVCLNEPVYEPLSGADFPAGWQKLNGPQALSFVRQRHGLPRGDLDRVTRQQAFMASLAHEAISSKTLSSPATLGRLQDAVQRSVVISDGWDIMDFVSQLQNLAGGNVAFATIPILREDGWSDDGMQSVVRVDPQQVRDWVTGLLQDQDEGKTEELAYSPAKTTVEVLNGTDVNGLAASVSQVLTQKGFTPGDTGNHEDGPVAGSQVLAATSDDLGAQEVAKDLGGLPVHEDSSIPAGSVRVVLGDDYTGPGSGLDGNPALSSVDPASSSASGYADGSSEDETPPPPPSPILTAGANDPQCVN; from the coding sequence GTGCCCATCCCGTTGATCAGGTCCATTGCTGTGGCCGCAGCGTCGGCCGTGGTGCTCGGAACAGGGGTGGCCTGGACCCAGGTCCGGTCGTTCGAGTCCGGTATCAACCACATCAGCTCGTCCGCGCTCGGCGAGGGCGGCGAGGACGGCGCGATCGACATCCTGCTGGTCGGTATCGACAGCCGCACAGATGCCCACGGCAACCCGTTGTCCCCCGAAGAGCTCGCGACGCTGCGGGCCGGCGACGACGTGTCGACCAACACCGACACGATCATCCTGGTCCGCATCCCCAACAACGGGACGTCGGCGACCGCGATCTCCATCCCCCGCGACTCCTATGTGGAGGCCCCGGGCTGGGGCAAGATGAAGATCAACGGCGTCTTCGGCGACGTCAAGCTCGACCGCATGAAGCAACTGGTCGAGGTCGAGGGCGAGGACCCGGCGGTCGCGGAGCCGGAGGCCACCGAGGCCGGGCGCGAGAAGCTCATCGAGACCGTCGCCGATCTCACGGGCGTCACCGTCGACCATTACGCCGAGATCGGCCTGCTGGGCTTCGCGCTCATCACCGACGCGCTCGGCGGCGTCAACGTGTGCCTCAACGAGCCCGTGTACGAACCGCTTTCGGGCGCCGACTTCCCGGCGGGCTGGCAGAAGCTCAACGGCCCACAGGCGTTGAGCTTCGTGCGTCAGCGCCACGGCCTGCCCCGCGGTGACCTGGACCGCGTCACCCGGCAGCAGGCGTTCATGGCTTCCCTTGCGCACGAGGCGATCTCGAGCAAGACCCTGTCGAGCCCGGCCACGCTGGGACGCCTCCAGGACGCCGTCCAGCGTTCCGTGGTGATCTCCGACGGTTGGGACATCATGGATTTCGTCAGCCAGCTGCAGAACCTCGCAGGCGGCAACGTCGCGTTCGCGACCATCCCGATCCTGCGTGAGGACGGCTGGAGCGACGACGGCATGCAGAGCGTCGTGCGGGTGGACCCGCAGCAGGTCCGCGACTGGGTGACCGGTCTGCTGCAGGACCAGGACGAGGGCAAGACCGAGGAGCTGGCCTACTCGCCTGCCAAGACCACCGTCGAGGTGCTCAACGGCACCGACGTCAACGGCCTGGCCGCCTCGGTCTCGCAGGTGCTCACCCAGAAGGGGTTCACCCCCGGCGACACCGGTAACCACGAGGACGGACCGGTGGCAGGCAGCCAGGTGCTGGCGGCCACGTCCGACGATCTCGGCGCCCAGGAGGTCGCGAAGGATCTCGGCGGGCTGCCGGTGCACGAGGATTCGTCGATCCCGGCCGGATCGGTGCGTGTGGTGCTCGGTGACGACTACACCGGCCCCGGGTCCGGTCTGGACGGCAACCCCGCCCTGAGCTCGGTGGATCCGGCCTCCTCCAGCGCGAGCGGCTACGCCGACGGCTCGAGCGAGGACGAGACCCCGCCGCCTCCGCCGTCGCCGATTCTCACCGCGGGCGCCAACGACCCGCAGTGCGTGAACTGA
- the purE gene encoding 5-(carboxyamino)imidazole ribonucleotide mutase encodes MTSSPRVGLIMGSDSDWTVMVDAAEALAEFEVPFEVGVVSAHRTPGRMLDYAKNAADRGIEVIIAGAGGAAHLPGMVASATPLPVIGVPVPLARLDGLDSLLSIVQMPAGVPVATVSIGGARNAGLLAVRILGATDAQLRGRMAKFQADLEAMVLEKDAALRSRLLGDG; translated from the coding sequence ATGACAAGTAGCCCCCGGGTCGGGCTCATCATGGGCAGCGACAGCGACTGGACGGTGATGGTCGACGCCGCAGAGGCGCTCGCCGAGTTCGAGGTGCCGTTCGAGGTCGGCGTGGTCTCGGCGCACCGTACGCCCGGTCGCATGCTGGACTACGCGAAGAACGCCGCCGACCGCGGCATCGAGGTGATCATCGCCGGCGCGGGCGGTGCCGCGCACCTGCCCGGGATGGTCGCGTCCGCGACGCCGCTGCCCGTCATCGGCGTCCCCGTCCCGCTGGCCCGACTGGACGGATTGGATTCGCTGCTGTCGATCGTGCAGATGCCGGCCGGGGTCCCGGTGGCGACGGTGTCGATCGGCGGGGCGCGCAATGCGGGCCTGCTCGCGGTGCGGATCCTCGGTGCCACGGACGCGCAGTTGCGGGGCCGGATGGCGAAGTTCCAGGCCGACCTGGAGGCCATGGTTCTGGAAAAGGACGCAGCCCTGCGGTCGCGTCTCCTCGGCGACGGGTAG
- a CDS encoding acyl-CoA dehydrogenase, which produces MAAWGGNPSFDLFQLPEEHQELRAAIRALAEKEIAPHAADVDENARFPQEALDALNASGFNAVHVPEEYGGQGADSVAACIVIEEVARVDASASLIPAVNKLGTMGLILRGSDELKKQVLPQLASGAAMASYALSEREAGSDAASMRTRARADGDDWVLNGTKCWITNGGKSSWYTVMAVTDPDKGANGISAFMVHQDDEGFSVGPKERKLGIKGSPTTELYFENCRIPGDRIIGEPGTGFKTALATLDHTRPTIGAQAVGIAQGALDAAIAYTKDRKQFGTSISDFQAVQFMLADMAMKVESARLMVYHAAARAERGEKNLGFISAASKCLASDIAMEVTTDAVQLFGGAGYTQDFPVERMMRDAKITQIYEGTNQIQRVVMSRALLR; this is translated from the coding sequence ATGGCTGCATGGGGCGGCAATCCGTCTTTCGATCTGTTCCAGTTGCCCGAGGAGCATCAGGAGTTGCGGGCGGCGATCCGTGCGCTGGCTGAGAAGGAGATCGCGCCGCACGCTGCCGATGTGGATGAGAATGCGCGGTTTCCGCAGGAGGCGCTCGATGCGTTGAATGCTTCGGGGTTCAACGCGGTGCACGTGCCTGAGGAGTACGGCGGTCAGGGCGCGGATTCGGTCGCGGCGTGCATCGTGATCGAGGAGGTCGCGCGGGTGGATGCCTCGGCGTCGTTGATCCCGGCGGTCAACAAGCTGGGCACGATGGGGTTGATCCTGCGTGGTTCGGATGAGTTGAAGAAGCAGGTGTTGCCGCAGTTGGCCTCGGGTGCGGCGATGGCGTCGTATGCGTTGTCCGAGCGTGAGGCCGGCAGTGATGCGGCGAGTATGCGCACGCGGGCCAGGGCCGATGGGGATGACTGGGTTCTCAACGGCACCAAGTGCTGGATCACCAATGGTGGTAAGTCGTCGTGGTACACGGTGATGGCGGTGACCGATCCGGACAAGGGTGCCAACGGGATTTCGGCGTTCATGGTGCACCAGGACGACGAGGGGTTCAGCGTCGGTCCCAAGGAGCGCAAGCTGGGCATCAAGGGGTCGCCGACCACGGAGTTGTATTTCGAGAACTGTCGGATTCCCGGGGATCGGATCATCGGTGAGCCGGGTACGGGGTTCAAGACGGCGTTGGCGACGTTGGATCACACGCGCCCGACGATCGGGGCGCAGGCGGTGGGGATCGCCCAGGGTGCGTTGGATGCGGCGATCGCCTACACCAAGGACCGCAAGCAGTTCGGTACGAGCATCAGTGATTTTCAGGCTGTGCAGTTCATGTTGGCCGATATGGCGATGAAGGTCGAGTCGGCGCGGTTGATGGTGTATCACGCCGCGGCGCGTGCTGAGCGTGGTGAGAAGAACCTGGGGTTCATCTCGGCGGCCAGTAAGTGTCTGGCGTCGGATATCGCCATGGAGGTCACCACCGATGCGGTGCAGTTGTTCGGCGGTGCGGGTTACACGCAGGACTTCCCGGTGGAGCGGATGATGCGTGATGCCAAGATCACCCAGATCTACGAGGGCACCAACCAGATCCAGCGCGTGGTCATGAGCCGCGCCCTGCTGCGCTGA
- a CDS encoding 5-(carboxyamino)imidazole ribonucleotide synthase has protein sequence MVDVPRASQTNSSAVPVVAMIGGGQLARMTHQAAIALGQTLRVLAVDPNDPAAQVSPDIVLGSHTDYDALVKVAQGATVVTFDHEHVPTEHLDRLVADGVTVAPPPEALVHAQDKLVMRRRLADLGAPIPQFAEVTAADEAEKFSREVGGAAVIKTIRGGYDGRGVVLLDTPEQAREVAAKYLADGVPILIEERVAMRRELSALVARSAFGQGSAWPVVQTVQRDGICVEVIAPAPDLPDDLAASAQQLGLRLAAELGVIGVLAVELFETVDGRILVNELAMRPHNSGHWTMDGAVTSQFEQHLRAVLDYPLGETSARAEIVVMSNVLGAPEIPAMSLDERIHHLFARMPDAKVHMYGKGERPGRKLGHVNLVGKPGEDVAAVRERANRASHWLSHAQWTDNWNEHGTDTE, from the coding sequence ATGGTTGACGTGCCGCGCGCTTCTCAAACCAATTCCTCCGCAGTCCCCGTGGTCGCCATGATCGGCGGTGGCCAGCTGGCCCGCATGACCCATCAGGCCGCGATCGCGCTGGGACAGACACTTCGCGTGCTGGCCGTCGACCCGAACGACCCCGCGGCACAGGTCAGCCCGGACATCGTGCTGGGCTCACACACCGATTACGACGCGCTGGTGAAGGTTGCGCAAGGTGCGACCGTCGTCACGTTCGACCACGAACACGTGCCCACCGAACATCTCGACAGACTCGTCGCCGACGGTGTGACGGTCGCCCCTCCGCCCGAGGCGCTGGTGCACGCCCAGGACAAGCTGGTGATGCGTCGTCGTCTGGCCGATCTGGGGGCGCCCATCCCGCAGTTCGCCGAGGTCACCGCGGCCGACGAAGCCGAGAAGTTCAGCCGCGAGGTCGGCGGCGCCGCTGTGATCAAGACCATCCGGGGTGGTTACGACGGCCGCGGTGTCGTGCTGCTCGACACACCCGAACAGGCCCGCGAGGTGGCCGCGAAGTATCTCGCCGACGGGGTGCCGATCCTGATCGAGGAACGCGTCGCGATGCGGCGCGAACTGTCGGCGCTCGTCGCGCGCTCGGCGTTCGGCCAGGGTTCGGCGTGGCCGGTGGTGCAGACCGTGCAGCGTGACGGCATCTGCGTCGAGGTGATCGCCCCGGCTCCTGACCTGCCCGACGATCTGGCCGCAAGCGCCCAGCAGTTGGGCCTGCGCCTGGCCGCCGAGCTGGGTGTCATCGGTGTGCTGGCCGTCGAACTGTTCGAGACCGTCGACGGCAGGATCCTGGTCAACGAACTGGCGATGCGCCCGCACAACTCCGGGCACTGGACCATGGACGGCGCCGTGACCAGCCAGTTCGAGCAGCATCTGCGCGCGGTCCTGGACTATCCCCTTGGTGAGACCTCCGCGCGCGCCGAGATCGTCGTGATGTCCAACGTGCTCGGCGCACCGGAGATACCGGCGATGAGCCTCGACGAGCGCATCCACCATCTGTTCGCCCGTATGCCCGACGCCAAGGTGCACATGTACGGCAAGGGGGAGCGTCCGGGACGCAAGCTGGGCCATGTCAACCTTGTGGGCAAACCGGGCGAGGACGTGGCCGCCGTGCGCGAGCGCGCCAATCGCGCCTCGCACTGGCTGTCACACGCACAGTGGACCGACAACTGGAACGAGCATGGGACGGACACCGAATGA
- a CDS encoding biotin--[acetyl-CoA-carboxylase] ligase has product MNSDTERPALDADAIRSAVVRPRGSWRSFDVVAETGSTNADLLARARSGTDINGAVLAAEHQTAGRGRNGRQWTTPPRSQIAVSVGIDTTGVPSTAWGLLPLATGVAVVDAISAVTGVEAKLKWPNDVLVDTGKLAGILAEVASPAPTVVIGTGLNVSVMPDDVPDSVATSLAMLTDAPVDRSALLTEFLTRLADRVESWRAAGGADERLLDDYRQCSGTLGTAVRVLLPGDRQLLGDAVDIDESGRLLIDSEGERITVAAGDVTHLRPA; this is encoded by the coding sequence GTGAACAGCGATACCGAGCGCCCGGCGCTCGATGCCGACGCCATCCGTTCCGCAGTGGTGCGACCGCGCGGGTCGTGGCGCAGTTTCGATGTCGTCGCGGAGACCGGGTCGACGAATGCCGACCTGCTGGCACGCGCGAGATCGGGTACCGACATCAACGGTGCGGTGTTGGCCGCCGAACACCAGACCGCGGGCCGCGGTCGCAACGGCAGACAGTGGACCACGCCGCCGCGATCGCAGATCGCGGTCTCGGTGGGGATCGACACGACCGGTGTTCCGTCGACAGCGTGGGGCCTGCTCCCGCTCGCGACCGGCGTGGCGGTGGTCGACGCCATCTCGGCGGTCACCGGGGTCGAAGCGAAACTCAAGTGGCCCAACGATGTTCTGGTCGACACCGGCAAGCTGGCCGGCATCCTGGCCGAGGTCGCCTCGCCCGCACCGACCGTGGTGATCGGCACCGGCCTGAACGTCTCTGTCATGCCGGACGACGTGCCCGATTCGGTCGCGACGTCGCTGGCGATGCTGACCGACGCCCCCGTGGATCGCTCGGCACTGCTGACGGAGTTCCTGACCCGACTGGCCGACCGGGTCGAAAGCTGGCGTGCGGCAGGCGGAGCCGACGAAAGGCTGCTCGACGACTATCGGCAGTGCAGCGGCACGCTGGGCACCGCGGTCCGGGTGCTGCTTCCGGGAGATCGGCAACTGCTGGGCGACGCGGTGGACATCGACGAATCCGGAAGACTGCTGATCGACTCCGAGGGTGAGCGCATCACCGTGGCCGCAGGCGACGTGACGCATCTGCGCCCCGCGTGA
- the rfbD gene encoding dTDP-4-dehydrorhamnose reductase, giving the protein MAQRIVITGAGGMVGRVLADQAAAKGHTVLALTSSQCDITDEDAVRRFVANGDVVINCAAYTQVDKAEDEPERAHAVNAVGPGNLAKACAAVDAGLIHISTDYVFGAVDRDTPYEVDDETGPVNIYGRTKLAGEQAVLAAKPDAYVVRTAWVYRGGDGSDFVATMRRLAAGDGAIDVVADQVGSPTYTGDLVGALLQIVDGGVEPGILHAANAGVASRFDQARATFEAVGADPERVRPCGSDRHPRPAPRPSYTVLSSQRSAQAGLTPLRDWREALQDAVAAVVGATTDGPLPSTP; this is encoded by the coding sequence ATGGCGCAACGGATAGTCATCACCGGGGCAGGCGGCATGGTCGGGCGCGTTTTGGCTGATCAGGCGGCTGCCAAGGGGCACACGGTGCTCGCCCTGACGTCCTCGCAGTGTGACATCACCGACGAGGATGCGGTGCGGCGATTCGTCGCGAACGGTGACGTGGTGATCAACTGCGCGGCATATACGCAGGTCGACAAGGCCGAGGACGAGCCCGAGCGGGCCCACGCGGTCAACGCTGTGGGCCCCGGCAACCTCGCGAAGGCCTGCGCGGCGGTCGACGCGGGCCTGATCCACATCTCCACCGACTATGTATTCGGTGCCGTTGACCGCGACACCCCGTACGAGGTCGACGACGAGACCGGGCCCGTCAACATCTACGGCCGCACCAAGCTGGCCGGCGAGCAGGCCGTGCTGGCCGCCAAACCCGACGCGTATGTCGTGCGCACGGCGTGGGTGTACCGCGGGGGCGACGGTTCGGACTTCGTGGCGACCATGCGCAGGCTCGCCGCCGGCGACGGCGCCATCGACGTCGTGGCCGATCAGGTCGGCTCACCGACCTACACCGGCGACCTCGTGGGTGCGCTGCTGCAGATCGTCGACGGCGGTGTCGAGCCCGGCATCCTGCACGCCGCCAACGCGGGCGTGGCCAGCCGCTTCGACCAGGCGCGGGCGACGTTCGAGGCGGTCGGCGCCGATCCGGAACGCGTACGCCCGTGCGGCAGCGACCGGCATCCGCGTCCGGCGCCGCGTCCGAGCTACACGGTGCTGTCGTCGCAGCGGTCGGCGCAGGCCGGTCTGACCCCGCTGCGGGACTGGCGCGAGGCCCTGCAGGACGCGGTGGCTGCGGTGGTGGGGGCCACTACCGACGGCCCGCTACCCTCTACGCCGTGA
- a CDS encoding coenzyme F420-0:L-glutamate ligase: MSAAANTEHGAADRVEILPVPGLPEFRPGDDLVGALAEAAPWLRDGDVLVVTSKVVSKCEGRIVAAPSDPEERDTLRRKLIDDEAVRVLARKGRTLITENAIGLVQAAAGVDGSNVGSTELALLPVDPDGSAATLREGLRERLGVTVGVVITDTMGRAWRTGQTDFAIGASGLTVLQGYAGSRDRHGNELVVTEVAVADEIAAAADLVKGKLTAIPVAVVRGLRLPDDGSSAHRLVRAGEDDLFWLGTAEAIELGRMQAQLLRRSVRRFSAEPVPHDAIEAAVGEALTAPAPHHTRPVRFVWVQDSETRTRLLDRMKEQWRADLTADGLDADAVERRVARGQILYDAPELVIPFLVPDGVHSYPDDARTAAEHTMFTVAVGAAVQGLLVALAVRDIGSCWIGSTIFAADLVRAELDLPDDWEPLGAIAIGYPEQTPQPLGPRDPVPTDELLVRK; encoded by the coding sequence GTGAGCGCCGCGGCGAACACCGAGCACGGTGCGGCCGACCGCGTCGAGATCCTGCCGGTCCCCGGCCTGCCCGAGTTCCGCCCGGGTGACGACCTCGTCGGTGCGCTCGCCGAGGCGGCGCCGTGGCTGCGTGACGGCGACGTCCTGGTGGTCACCAGCAAGGTGGTCTCCAAGTGCGAGGGCCGCATCGTGGCAGCCCCGTCGGATCCCGAGGAACGGGACACCCTGCGGCGCAAACTCATCGACGACGAGGCGGTGCGGGTGCTGGCCCGCAAGGGCCGCACCCTGATCACCGAGAACGCGATCGGGCTCGTCCAGGCCGCGGCCGGTGTGGACGGTTCCAACGTCGGATCCACCGAACTGGCGCTGCTCCCGGTCGACCCCGACGGCAGCGCCGCGACGCTGCGCGAGGGGTTGCGTGAGCGCCTCGGCGTCACCGTCGGGGTGGTGATCACCGACACCATGGGCCGGGCGTGGCGCACCGGACAGACCGACTTCGCCATCGGCGCATCGGGTCTGACGGTGCTGCAGGGCTACGCAGGCTCCCGCGACCGCCACGGCAACGAGTTGGTGGTCACCGAGGTCGCCGTCGCCGACGAGATCGCCGCGGCCGCCGATCTGGTCAAAGGCAAGCTCACCGCGATCCCGGTCGCCGTGGTGCGCGGCCTCAGACTGCCCGACGACGGGTCCAGCGCCCACCGGCTGGTGCGTGCCGGTGAGGACGACCTGTTCTGGCTCGGCACCGCCGAGGCGATCGAGCTGGGCCGCATGCAGGCCCAGCTGCTGCGCCGCTCGGTGCGCCGGTTCAGCGCCGAGCCGGTCCCGCACGACGCCATCGAGGCCGCAGTCGGCGAGGCGCTCACCGCGCCGGCGCCGCACCACACCCGGCCCGTGCGTTTCGTGTGGGTGCAGGACTCCGAGACCCGCACGCGCCTGCTGGACCGCATGAAAGAGCAGTGGCGTGCCGATCTCACCGCAGACGGTCTGGACGCGGACGCGGTCGAGCGCCGCGTGGCGCGCGGCCAGATCCTCTACGACGCGCCGGAACTGGTGATCCCGTTCCTGGTGCCCGACGGTGTGCACAGCTATCCCGACGACGCACGCACCGCGGCCGAGCACACCATGTTCACCGTCGCGGTCGGCGCGGCCGTTCAGGGCCTGCTGGTCGCGCTCGCGGTGCGCGACATCGGCAGTTGCTGGATCGGGTCGACGATCTTTGCCGCGGACCTGGTGCGCGCCGAACTCGATCTGCCCGATGACTGGGAACCCTTGGGCGCCATCGCGATCGGTTATCCCGAACAGACACCGCAACCGCTTGGGCCACGCGATCCGGTGCCCACCGACGAACTGCTGGTGCGCAAGTGA